CGATGCTGAGCTGGATACGCTGACTGAAACATGGCTGCGTGAGGAAATTCTCTACCGCGAGGCATTGCGGCTCGGGCTCGACCGCGACGATGCGGTGGTGCGCAAACGTCTGGCCAACAAGATGGACTTCCTCGCGTCCAGCATTGCCGAGACCGCGCAGCCTTCGGACCAGACATTGCGCGACTGGCTGGAGGCACATCCGCAGCGCTTTGCCGACGATACGACATACAGTTTCGACCAGCTCTATTTTGCCGGGAAGAGCGATGCCGCAGCGGCGCTGGAGCGGGTGCGCGATGACGGCGATTGGAGCGGGCTCGGGCAGGTGATTGATTTGCCTGCCACACGCGAAGGCGTGTCCTCCCAAGCGGTGGAGAAGCAATTCGGGATTGCATTCTTCGAGGCGTTGCAAACCATCGAAGACACAGGCGAATGGTCGGGGCCGGTGGCATCGGGGTTTGGCTGGCATCTTGTGCGTTTGCGTGATCGGGCAGTTGGCACTGTGCCTGCGTTTGAAGACATCCGGGACCGTGTCGAGAATGATTGGCGGCTGGCTACGCTCGAACGGCGCAAGCAGGATGCCTATCAGCTGCTGCGCGATGCCTATGAGGTGACGGTCGAGAAATGAGGGCGCTTGCGGCCCTGCTAATGTGCCTGCTGATGCTGCCCGCCAGCGCGCAGGCGGACGAGCTACGTCCCGGATATCTGGAACTCACCGAAGAAAAGGCGGGCGAATGGCGTTTGCGTTGGAAACAGCCATTCTCTGCGCCGCCAACCAAAGCGCCGCCACCGCCGGTCATTCCGGCAAACTGCGCAATGCGCGGCAATGCCGAAATGGGCGTTGCGGGCGGAGCGGTGATTGGCGCGGCCGCGCTCACATGCACTGGTCCATTGGGCGGCCAGTCGATTGCGATGCCGGGATTGATCGGCCAGTCGGATATGCTGGTGCGTATCCAACCGCTGGATGAACCGGCGCAGGCCTTGCGGCTGACTGCGAAACAACCCTCGGCAGAGATCGCGGCGCAGCCTGACACATGGCAGGTGCTGCAGACCTATTTCATTCTTGGCGTCGAGCATATTCTGGCGGGCTGGGACCATCTGCTGTTTGTGATCGCGCTGGTGCTGCTGATCCGCAATTGGCGTGCAGTTATTCTCGCTGCAACTGCCTTTACCGTTTCTCACTCGATCACTTTGGCGAGCGCGGCGCTCGGATATGTCGGTCTGCCCGGCGGTCCGGTCGAGGCGCTTATAGCGCTGTCTATTGTATTTTTGGCGCTGGAGATTGTCCGGCCGGAAACTGAAACGCCAAGTCTGACGCGCCGATTCCCGTGGATCGTCGCCTTTGTCTTCGGACTGCTGCACGGGTTTGGATTTGCGGGGGCGCTCAATGCGATTGGCCTGCCCGAGGGCGATATTCTGGCGGCGTTGCTCGCGTTCAATATTGGCGTCGAGGCGGGGCAGCTCCTGGTCGTCGCCGTGGTTCTGGGGGTGCTCGCCTTCATCCAGCGATGTGCGGCACACGCGCTGCCGCTGACGATCCGCGTTTCGGCCTATGGGATCGGCGCAATCGGTGCCTATTGGCTGGTTGACCGG
This genomic window from Pontixanthobacter aestiaquae contains:
- a CDS encoding HupE/UreJ family protein, whose protein sequence is MCLLMLPASAQADELRPGYLELTEEKAGEWRLRWKQPFSAPPTKAPPPPVIPANCAMRGNAEMGVAGGAVIGAAALTCTGPLGGQSIAMPGLIGQSDMLVRIQPLDEPAQALRLTAKQPSAEIAAQPDTWQVLQTYFILGVEHILAGWDHLLFVIALVLLIRNWRAVILAATAFTVSHSITLASAALGYVGLPGGPVEALIALSIVFLALEIVRPETETPSLTRRFPWIVAFVFGLLHGFGFAGALNAIGLPEGDILAALLAFNIGVEAGQLLVVAVVLGVLAFIQRCAAHALPLTIRVSAYGIGAIGAYWLVDRVIV
- a CDS encoding peptidyl-prolyl cis-trans isomerase, encoding MTLPGWTREPLVHFLLLGIALFLFFAWKGEPVDPASRTIAISQEDRARIALTWERTMQRPPTDAELDTLTETWLREEILYREALRLGLDRDDAVVRKRLANKMDFLASSIAETAQPSDQTLRDWLEAHPQRFADDTTYSFDQLYFAGKSDAAAALERVRDDGDWSGLGQVIDLPATREGVSSQAVEKQFGIAFFEALQTIEDTGEWSGPVASGFGWHLVRLRDRAVGTVPAFEDIRDRVENDWRLATLERRKQDAYQLLRDAYEVTVEK